CCGCATCGAGTCGCTCGAATTCAACGGCCTTTGATCGGTACCGTTGACCTTCGAGCCCTCGCGTCAGCGGGACCGGAGCACCATGATTCCCGTTTGAGAATCCGCTGACCGAACGTTTGCGAGAGGGCCGAGCCCTCCGCGCCGGATCGCCCTCGACGCGAGCCCGGCCCGGGGGCGCTCGGCCCTCTTGGCCATTCCAGGCGTCTGCGAATTGATCCCGGATGGCACGCGCTGTTAAGCTAGGAAACTTGCCGGTCGATCCGTGATCGTCGACTTCCCGGTGTCGGGAAGTGACCGAGGAAAGCATCAGGACTCATGATCCGTCGTCGCGTCTTCTACGAGGGCCGCGTGCAAGGGGTCGGCTTCCGGGCCACCACCTGCCGGATTGCGGCCAACCATGCTGTCGGCGGCACGGTTCGGAACCTCGATGACGGGCGCGTTGAGCTGGTGGTCGAGGGGCCGGAACCCGAGGTCGAGGCGCTGCTTACGGCGATTCGATCCGCAATGGGCCGCTTTCTCCGAGACGAGCGGATCGAAATCCTTCCTCCCGGCGAACCTTTCCCTGACTTTCGCGTAGCATACTGAAACGGACCCGATTCGTGCCCGATCAGGGTGCGCGATCGGGGCCTTGATGATGCGGATTCGCCGCCTTCATCCGACATCTGTCCACGGTCCTCATTCTTTTTTCACTCAAACGACGCGAGCCGAGCCCCCTCCCATGAAGACGTTGACCATCGCGCGGGCGACCGCCACCCAGGCGATCCGCCAGCCGGCCTTCATCGTGTTGCTGGCCTTCGCCTCGATGATCCTCGTCACCTCGGTGTTCCTGCCGTACTTCACGTTCGGCGAGGACATCAAGATGTACAAGGACACCGGCCTGACCGCGATCACCTTCTTCGCCCTGCTGCTGGCCCTGCTCACCTCCAGCTCGGCCGTGGCCGAGGAGATCGAGGGCAAGACGGCCGTCACCCTGCTCTCGAAGCCGGTCAACCGCCGGCAGTTCATCCTCGGGAAGTACCTGGGGATTCAGCTTGCCGTACTGGCCCTGTTCCTGATCCTGGGCGCTTTGTTCGCCGGAGGGGTCTGGTACAAGTACGTCTACGACCTCCGCGAAGGGGCCGGCGGCACGGTCGATTCGGCCGTCCGGGCCAAGCAGGTCTTGCAGGTCTTGCCCGGCCTGGTGCTCGGGTTCTTTGAGGTGACGATCATCACCGCCATCAGCGTGGCCATCTCGACCCGCTTGCCGATGCTCGTCAATCTGGTCGTCTGCATCTCGATCTTCTTCCTCGGCCGCATGACCGAGGTCCTGGTTCGCCAGGCCGACGCCATCCAGGCCAACGAGCTGGTCAAGTTCATGGCGCAACTGTTCCAGTGGGCCTTGCCCTTCCTGGAATTCTTCAATGCCGGTCCGGCCATTTCGACCGGTGTGATCATTCCCTGGGTTGGCTATGTCCTTCCCGCCTTGATCTACTGCGTGTTGTATAGTGGAGCGGCGCTGCTGTTCGCGTTCCTGCTGTTTGAGACCCGCGACGTGGCGTGACGCCCGCCCCGCACCCGACCAGGGCTGCCCGGTTCGCGGGCTCCCTGGATCGGTGACGATCCCGGGGCACAGTCGCCGCGCCCCGGGCGAGGGGTCAGAATGCCATGAACTGGGGTGATTATCACCGCCTTCGAGAAGTCGCTAGGATCGAGGGCTCCCGTCGCGGAATCATTCACGCGGCCGGTATTGTCCAGGCGTTCCTGCTCCTGGCCTTGCTGTTCCTGCTGGGAATGGCCCTGACGGTCATTGTCGTCGATCCCTCGAAGTCGGTCGCGACGTTCCGGGGAGCCGAGGGAATCACCCTCGCCCGCATTCCCCTGACCCCCCCCACCGAGGCGATTGATCCCTCCTCCGAGCTGGCTCCTTCGGTCCTGCAAGCTCGGAAAATCGCCGCCCAGGCCATGCTCTCGCTCATCCTCGCGGCCGGCCTGGTCGTGCTCGTCCTCATGACGTTGCTCGATGCGATCCGGCGATGGGCGCTCTCTCGCCTTTCGGCACGCTTCGCCGCCGGGCTTCGCCGCCAAATTCACCGGCAAATGTACCGCTTCGGCCAGTCCTCCCTGCCGACCGAGGGCATGGGCCCGACCATCGAACTGTTCTCGCAACAGGTCGATGACCTCCGCGACGGCTTCCGCGTCGGGCTCGATCAGCGTTGGCGACTGCCCGTCACCCTCGCCGGCCTGACCCTGCTCGGCCTGGCGGTCGGGGGCTGGCTGACCTTGTTCCTCATCATCCTCGTGACCCTGCTGGCGTTCCTCGTTTCGTCGATGATCCGGCGCAACGCCGAGGTGGCGGAAACCGCCGAACGCAACGCCTCGATGAAGATGTCGCTGCTCCAGGAAGACCTCGGCCAGATCCGAACGGTCCGGGTCTTCAGCATCGAATCGGTCGATAATCGTCGCTTCGACGCGCACCTGGAAGACCTCCGCGAGGCCGATGCCACCCGCCTCCGATTCGATCGCGAATTCGGGCCCGGAATGACCGTCTTGCTGGGCATTTCCGGCACCCTCGCCCTGGGCATGATCGGCTTCCTGGTGATCGCCGGCCGCCTGGAAATTCCCGCGGCAATTCTGCTTCTGGTGATCTTTGCCCTGATGGTCCGGTGCTTCACCAGCATCAACCGCATGAACCAGGATCGTCGTCGAGCGGCCCGAGCGGCCACCTCGGTCGTCTCGTTCCTCGATCGCCGTCCTGAGATTCTCCAGATTCCCAACGCGAAGTTCCTCTCGCCGGTGCGAGAACGAATCGTCCTGGAGAATGTCACCGTCGAAGGCCCGACCGGCCGGCGCCTGCTCGAAGGCGTCTCGCTCGAACTGCCCGCCGGTTCCAAGACCGCCATCATGGGACGTGACGAGGACAGCAAGCAGGCCCTCGTTTGCCTGCTCCCTCGTCTGCTCGACCCCCGCACGGGCCGGGTCCGAATGGATGGGATCGACCTCCGCGAGGTCACGCTCGAATCCCTCCGGGCTCAGGTCGCCACCGTCTTCCAGTCCGACCTGATCTTCAGCGATACGATTGCCTTCAACATTGGCCTGGGAGACCCCAGCTACGACCTCCCTCGCCTGATCGAGGCCGCCAAGCAGAGCCACGCCCACCACATCATCCAGGACCTTCCCGAAGGCTACGACACCTTCGTCGGCCCGATGGGCCACTACCTCCGGATCGACGAGCAATACCGGATCGCCCTGGCCCGCGCCTGGCTGTTCGACCCCTCGATCCTCATCATCGAGGAACCCACTTTCCCGATCGAAGACTCGATCAAACCTCTCATCGACGACGCGATCGCCCGCCTCTGCCGCGGCCGTACCGTCGTCTTCCTCGCCCATCGCCTCTCGACCCTCCGGGCCTGCGATCGCGTGGTCGTCCTTCACAACGGCCGGATCGAAGCCCTTGGCACTGCCAAGGAACTCCAGGCGACCAGCAAGCTCTACCGCCACCTCCAGTACGTCGAGTTCAATCAGTTCGCCGCCGGCGGTATCGAAGCCGGGCAGATGCAGGGCTGATCCTCTTGTCGCGATGAGACGAGCGCCATGCCCACGAAGCCGTGGGCATGGCGAGTACTTCGGTCATCGACGTTCGCAATTCCTGATGCGACCAGCGTGGCGCCCATTCCTCAGGCGAACTGATCCACCGTCGGCTTGATGATCAGCTCCGGCACATGCGCTCTCGGATGCAGCTCCGCCAGGAATCGGACCGCGCGGGCCACGTCATCCGGCTGAAGGATCTGGGCCCGACGCTCCGCCCCCACCGGCACCGGCCGGCGATCGAGAATCGGCGTCTCGACCTCTCCGGGGTGGATCGCCGTCGATCGGATACCGTGCTTCCCCTCCTCCTGAGCGATGCACCAGGCCAGCGCGTTCTGCCCGAACTTCGAGGCCGAGTACGCCGTGCCGCCCAGCACACTCGCGCGAATTCCGGAGATCGAACAGATCTGAATAATCAATCCGCGTCGATGACGTCGCATCGACGGTAACACGAAGTGAACCAGGTTGTAGGCCCCGGTCAGATTCGTGGCGATCAGGCGATCCCAGTCTTCCGGGTCGAGCACTTCGAGTGATCGGTTCGGAATGTTGATCCCGGCATTGCAGACCAGGATGTCGATGCCGCCGAAGTCGTCGAGCACCCGCTCAACCATTCCGGCCACCGACGACCGATCGGCCACGTCGCACGGTTCGATCCGGCAGGCCGAGCCCGCCTCGCCGAGTCCTTTCTGCACGGCCTCCAGCTTGGCTCGGTCTCGGCCGACGAGCGCGACCCGAAGCCCGGCCCGCGCCAGGTCCTCGGCAATCGCCTGCCCCATGCCGCTCCCGGCTCCGGTAATCAATGCGGTGCGATGTTCCACGGTTTGATCCTCGTTCTCAAAGGGTGTCCATTTGGAGATGCCTTGTGACCTGAGACGGATCGGTCGCGGCGGTGCTGCCCCGGGCAACAGCGATCGCGATCGCCTCGACGCCGCAAGCAAAAACACAAAGGGCCTTCCCCGACCGCTCGGGTCGGGGAAGGCCCCGTGTGGTCATGGGTTCGGATTCTAACCGGCGCGGACCGCCGACTCAAACCGACGCCGATCGAATCGTCAGCGGACGGCTCCGAGCCTCGGGAAGGGTAACCGGTCGGAGGGCTTCCATCCGATTCGCTCGAACGCTGGCCCGGGTCGAGGCCCGTTGCGATCGCAGGATCTGGGCCCGGCTCCACACCGGGGGCACCTCCGGTCGCGTTACGTTCCAGGCCCGCACGCCCAGCGTGGCCGAGCCCGAGGCGAACAGCGCCGCAAACCGCTGTGCGGCCTCGCTTGTCACCCCTCGATCCACGACCGGTCGATTCGGCTCGATCCCCCCCGAGAACGGATTGTCGTCGTCGGCGTCCGAACCCGATCCCAGCAGGTCCTCGATCGCCTCATCCGTCACCACCGAGGGCACGGCCGGAGCCGGAGTCGGAGTCTCGGGACGATCAGCCGGCGCGTTGGGAGCGACGGGCAAGGAGGGCGAGGAGGCCGGTGGGGTGACGGGCGACGACGGTGGCGGCGTCAGCGGCGCCGGGGTCGGAGTCGGGGCCGGAGCCGGTGTTGAATCGACCGGCACCTGGGAAGGAGGAACGGGCGTCACCGGCCTGGGCTTGGGCGATCCCTCGTTGCCCGAGGGCGATTCTGAGCCGTTGCTGGGCGATCCGTTGTTGCTGGGCGATTGCGTCGGCGGCTTGGCCGACGGAGCCTCGTTGCTCGGGGTGTCGGAACCTCCTGACTGGGCCGGCGGCTCCGCCACCGGCGTGGAAGGGCGGTTGGTCGATCCCCCCGGGGTCGCGGGCTTCGGTGCCGGTGGCGGGTCGTTCTGAACTGGCGGCCGTGCGGTTCCCCCCTGCCCTGGTTTCGAAACGTTCGGCGAGGGAACCATCGCGGCGGCGGCGGTGATGTCGAGCCGGCCGATCGTGAACCCGGTGGCCGGGTCTCGCATCGTCTTGGCCGAGTCTCGGAGCCATCCTTCGATTTGATCAACGGTCGGCAAGGTGCCGAACCGCTTCAGGTGCAGCTCCTGCAACAGGAGAACCGAACCGGTGACCAGCGGGGCCGCGAAGCTCGTTCCATCCAGCGGGGCGAAGCCGCTGTTCCACGGACCCATCACATCCCGTCCCGGCGCGGCCAGGTCGGTGGCAAATTTCCCGCCCGCCTCTCGGCCGAGCCGCTGGGCGTCGGACGCGAGGCCGTTGGCTCCGTCGCTGCCGGTCACGCTGATCGTATTCTCAACGATCGCCGTGAACCCCATCCCTTGCTGCCCCGAGAAGCTGTTCCCCGCCGCCGTGACGACCGGAATCCGCAGCTCCTCAAGCTGGTCGATCAGATTCATGATCCGCCGAACAACCGGGCTGGCAAACAGGGTCGGCGCCGACAGGTAATTTTTTCCGTCGGAGATCGACAGGTTCACAACCGTGATGTTGTGTTCCTTGTGATGATCGATCACCCATTGAAGCGAATCGGCGATGCCGTCGAAGCTCCCCCGTCCGTCGTCGCCGAAGACGCGAAGGGCGGCGATGTCCGCTTCAGGAGCCACACCGGGGGCCGACGGATCGCGCGACGCGATGATCCCGGCCACAGCCGTCCCGTGCGAGCCGTTGGTTTCTCTCGGGTCGGTATCGCCGGCCCCGAAATCATGTCCCGCCACCACCACCTTGCCCGACCCAAACCCGCCACCGAAGGCCGAGTGGTCGTAGTTGACCCCCGTATCAATGACGGCCGCGGTCAACCCCGCGCCGGTCACTCCGTACAGGGCTCGGGTGGCCGAGGCCCCGATCAGCACATCGTTCGAGGTCAGTTTGGCCGAAGAGGTGTCCGGTGCCGCGTTGGTTTTCGCGGGAATCGGTTCGAGGCCGTTGATCGGGTTCGCCACGCTGAGCAGGCATCGAGCCTCAACGGCCTCGACACCAGGGCGAAGGTTCCGGCGGGAGCGGTTGCCAGTCATGAATCGAAACTCTCGGACGGCCGCGACGGACCGACCAGGCAGATCAGGACGGAAACTCCCATTCACCATCCCTCACGCGGGGCGAAGCGTGAGCGATTGCGAAGGTCAACGCCTGTTGCTGGGGCGTTTCCGTCCATTCCGGTCTGATCGGCGAGACTCAGAAGAAGCGATGCCGTGCGCCGTGACCCTCTCGAAGGGAACGCTTGGGTCTTGCACACGGCGGTCGATGGCGAAGTCTCGCATCCTGCGGCACGACCGGATCGACCGATCCAATCGTGGGGAAGCCCGGCCCGTCCTGAGCCTTGCCCGGCCTTGCCGGTCGTGATTCCACGATCGGAAAGACGTGTCGTCATGAGCATGAACCAGGCCATTCGCCTCGGGTTCAAAAGCTCCGACGATCCCTCGCTGCTCCTACCGATCGGCCGTCGTCGTCGTCAGCCTTCATTCCCAAAACCAAAAAGGGACGACGCCCCTCGTCCCGACTGATCCGACCGCCTTAGCCCGCACACCCCGCACGCCGGTTGCCGCCCCTCAACCCGCTTCGCCCCCGAAATCCGACCCGCGTTTTCTGAGTCTCTTTCAGCCGACCGTCGCCCCTCGGTCCGCCTCTCCGTCTCCAGGCTTAGGTATCGTCTTGCACCTGATTGAAAGATTGGCCAACCCCGGATTGTAAACAGGTTGGTGGGTGATTCATCCGGAAGAATCCGTCCCCCTTCGCTCGTCGGATCGTTCGTCGTTCCGGATGCTCACATTTTGTGGTTTTTGTCTTCCCTGAGATGTCCATCGTCGTACGATTGGCTCAAGAGTCCCTCCTCGCCCCGCTGGCTCTCCTCCGTTTTGCGCTGCCGAAACGCCGGACTCCCCCTCCGATTGCTCGACTCTTCAAGCGGTTTCCCTCTGGTCAACGCCTTCCCGAATTCGGCTCCGCAGGAAAGGGCCGCGGTCACTCAAGCCGACCTTGACGTGTCCGGCCCCTCCGCGATACGCTCCCCGCTCATCGGGGAGGATCCCCGATCCGTGCGATCGATTGATCGATCAATCGGTTCGGTTCTGTCCGTCCGCCACGGAAAGGCGAGGTGACGCGATGGCTCGCGATGGTTCCCGACCGGATCGCGTGACGACCATCTCCGGTTCTGGGTCTGGATCGGTGGTGGCAATCGTCCCCGCTCGCTTCGCGTCGAGCCGGTTGCCCGGCAAGCCCTTGCTGGCCGAGACCGGCCGCCCCTTGATTCAGCATGTCGTTGAGGCCGCCTCCCGAGCCCGACGCATCGACCGCGTGATCGTCGCCACCGATGACGTCCGCATTCTCGATACCGTCCAGCGCTTCGGCGGCGAGGCCGTCCTCACGCGAGACGACCACCCCAGCGGCACCGATCGCGTGGCCGAGGTCGCCGCCCAGCTCCCCCACGCCCGGATCATCGTCAATCTGCAAGGGGATGAGCCCGAGATCGAGCCCGAAGCCCTCGACCGCGTCGTCGATCTGCTCGACCAGGCCCCTCATCTGCCGATGGCCACCCTTTGCACGCCGATCCGAGACCGAGACACCTACCTCGACCCCGCCTGCGTCAAGGTTGTCCTCGCCGCCGACGGCCGCGCGCTCTATTTCTCTCGACGCCCGATCCCTTGCCACCGAGACGGCGAGCCCGACCCGAGCGTCACTCCCCTGGCCTACCTCCACCTCGGCCTTTACGCCTACCGCCGCGAGTTCCTCCTGAGGCTCTCGCAGCTTCCCCCGTCCTCGCTCGAACAGGCCGAGCGGCTTGAGCAGCTCCGGGTCCTCGAACTCGGCGAATCGATCGCCGTCGGGGTCGTTCCTGCCGCCACGGCCGGCATCGACACCCCCGAAGACTACCGGCGATTCCTCGATCGCTGGCGATCGCAAGAAGGCCGCGCCGCCTGATCCGGGCCTTTTGGTATCATCAGAGTCATCATGACTCCCGAAACCTCCCGTCCTTCTGGTCCCCCCGGCGCGTGCCTCGTCCTGCACGGGCTCGGGGGTGGTCGTCACGAGTTCGAGCCGTTGCTTCAGGCCCTCTCCGCGGTCGGGATGCCGTTCGAGGCCCCCGTCTACCCCGGCCACGAAGGGCCCGGCCCGCACATGCCCCGGTCTTCCTGGCCCGAGTGGTTTGCGGTGGTCCAGTCGAGCTTTGACCGGCTCCAGGAATGCCACGGCTCGGTGGCCGTCATCGGTTTCTCGACCGGCGGCACCCTCGCCCTGCATCTGGCCGCCTCGGCTCCGGTCGATCGCCTCGCCCTGATGGCCCCCTTTCTGGCGATCCGTCATCGCTGGTACTACGGCTTCCGGCCCGAGGTATACCTCGGCACACTCGGTCGAATCATCCGAAGGGTGCCGCGCCGCCAGTCGGCCGTCTCCGATCCCGTCCGCCGCAAGGAGATCGAGCGGCTCCTCGCCTTCCAGACCTTCAATCTCGCCGCCGCTCGAAGCGCCGTCGCTCTCATCCGCCTCGTCCGCAACGAGGCCCACCGCATCACCGCGCCGACGCTCATCGTCCAGTCGCGCCGCGATGCGATCGTCGATCCGATCGGCGCGCAGTGGCTCGATCATCACCTCGGGACACCCGAGGCCGATCGTTCGCTCGTCTGGCTCGATCGCTCCGACCACCTCCTGGCCGTCGATGTCGAGCGCGAAACCGTCATCCGGCAGATCCTGGAATTCCTCGGGCTCGACCCCCAGGACGCTCGGGATGTCCTGCTGGACTCATCCCCGCTCCTCGGTTGAGGACGGGTCGGTGGTCGGTTTCGGCGACACCCCGCGACTCATCGGGCATCCTCCTTGGGGGATGGCAGTGGAGGAGGGCCTCGGGTGAGGCCCCTTGGCGATCGACCCTCCCGCGCTCCCCTCGTGCCGAATGAACGC
The Tautonia marina genome window above contains:
- a CDS encoding ABC transporter ATP-binding protein; translation: MNWGDYHRLREVARIEGSRRGIIHAAGIVQAFLLLALLFLLGMALTVIVVDPSKSVATFRGAEGITLARIPLTPPTEAIDPSSELAPSVLQARKIAAQAMLSLILAAGLVVLVLMTLLDAIRRWALSRLSARFAAGLRRQIHRQMYRFGQSSLPTEGMGPTIELFSQQVDDLRDGFRVGLDQRWRLPVTLAGLTLLGLAVGGWLTLFLIILVTLLAFLVSSMIRRNAEVAETAERNASMKMSLLQEDLGQIRTVRVFSIESVDNRRFDAHLEDLREADATRLRFDREFGPGMTVLLGISGTLALGMIGFLVIAGRLEIPAAILLLVIFALMVRCFTSINRMNQDRRRAARAATSVVSFLDRRPEILQIPNAKFLSPVRERIVLENVTVEGPTGRRLLEGVSLELPAGSKTAIMGRDEDSKQALVCLLPRLLDPRTGRVRMDGIDLREVTLESLRAQVATVFQSDLIFSDTIAFNIGLGDPSYDLPRLIEAAKQSHAHHIIQDLPEGYDTFVGPMGHYLRIDEQYRIALARAWLFDPSILIIEEPTFPIEDSIKPLIDDAIARLCRGRTVVFLAHRLSTLRACDRVVVLHNGRIEALGTAKELQATSKLYRHLQYVEFNQFAAGGIEAGQMQG
- a CDS encoding SDR family oxidoreductase, whose product is MEHRTALITGAGSGMGQAIAEDLARAGLRVALVGRDRAKLEAVQKGLGEAGSACRIEPCDVADRSSVAGMVERVLDDFGGIDILVCNAGINIPNRSLEVLDPEDWDRLIATNLTGAYNLVHFVLPSMRRHRRGLIIQICSISGIRASVLGGTAYSASKFGQNALAWCIAQEEGKHGIRSTAIHPGEVETPILDRRPVPVGAERRAQILQPDDVARAVRFLAELHPRAHVPELIIKPTVDQFA
- a CDS encoding ABC transporter permease subunit produces the protein MKTLTIARATATQAIRQPAFIVLLAFASMILVTSVFLPYFTFGEDIKMYKDTGLTAITFFALLLALLTSSSAVAEEIEGKTAVTLLSKPVNRRQFILGKYLGIQLAVLALFLILGALFAGGVWYKYVYDLREGAGGTVDSAVRAKQVLQVLPGLVLGFFEVTIITAISVAISTRLPMLVNLVVCISIFFLGRMTEVLVRQADAIQANELVKFMAQLFQWALPFLEFFNAGPAISTGVIIPWVGYVLPALIYCVLYSGAALLFAFLLFETRDVA
- a CDS encoding alpha/beta hydrolase, with the translated sequence MTPETSRPSGPPGACLVLHGLGGGRHEFEPLLQALSAVGMPFEAPVYPGHEGPGPHMPRSSWPEWFAVVQSSFDRLQECHGSVAVIGFSTGGTLALHLAASAPVDRLALMAPFLAIRHRWYYGFRPEVYLGTLGRIIRRVPRRQSAVSDPVRRKEIERLLAFQTFNLAAARSAVALIRLVRNEAHRITAPTLIVQSRRDAIVDPIGAQWLDHHLGTPEADRSLVWLDRSDHLLAVDVERETVIRQILEFLGLDPQDARDVLLDSSPLLG
- a CDS encoding S8 family peptidase, whose translation is MTGNRSRRNLRPGVEAVEARCLLSVANPINGLEPIPAKTNAAPDTSSAKLTSNDVLIGASATRALYGVTGAGLTAAVIDTGVNYDHSAFGGGFGSGKVVVAGHDFGAGDTDPRETNGSHGTAVAGIIASRDPSAPGVAPEADIAALRVFGDDGRGSFDGIADSLQWVIDHHKEHNITVVNLSISDGKNYLSAPTLFASPVVRRIMNLIDQLEELRIPVVTAAGNSFSGQQGMGFTAIVENTISVTGSDGANGLASDAQRLGREAGGKFATDLAAPGRDVMGPWNSGFAPLDGTSFAAPLVTGSVLLLQELHLKRFGTLPTVDQIEGWLRDSAKTMRDPATGFTIGRLDITAAAAMVPSPNVSKPGQGGTARPPVQNDPPPAPKPATPGGSTNRPSTPVAEPPAQSGGSDTPSNEAPSAKPPTQSPSNNGSPSNGSESPSGNEGSPKPRPVTPVPPSQVPVDSTPAPAPTPTPAPLTPPPSSPVTPPASSPSLPVAPNAPADRPETPTPAPAVPSVVTDEAIEDLLGSGSDADDDNPFSGGIEPNRPVVDRGVTSEAAQRFAALFASGSATLGVRAWNVTRPEVPPVWSRAQILRSQRASTRASVRANRMEALRPVTLPEARSRPLTIRSASV
- the kdsB gene encoding 3-deoxy-manno-octulosonate cytidylyltransferase — its product is MARDGSRPDRVTTISGSGSGSVVAIVPARFASSRLPGKPLLAETGRPLIQHVVEAASRARRIDRVIVATDDVRILDTVQRFGGEAVLTRDDHPSGTDRVAEVAAQLPHARIIVNLQGDEPEIEPEALDRVVDLLDQAPHLPMATLCTPIRDRDTYLDPACVKVVLAADGRALYFSRRPIPCHRDGEPDPSVTPLAYLHLGLYAYRREFLLRLSQLPPSSLEQAERLEQLRVLELGESIAVGVVPAATAGIDTPEDYRRFLDRWRSQEGRAA
- a CDS encoding acylphosphatase — protein: MIRRRVFYEGRVQGVGFRATTCRIAANHAVGGTVRNLDDGRVELVVEGPEPEVEALLTAIRSAMGRFLRDERIEILPPGEPFPDFRVAY